A genomic stretch from Aedes albopictus strain Foshan chromosome 2, AalbF5, whole genome shotgun sequence includes:
- the LOC115265482 gene encoding uncharacterized protein LOC115265482, with translation MSSRTLRSNRSGKPSHGVGVKDSVNSGVQVVVTEDPEESHPGRTCQVCRGVDTEEMVQCDDCLKWHHFQCVGVTQQIENHPWSCAKCGKAKGVREPNSTAHRGSGNPSMQVAEAELNPLSALSHQQFPAQSQTITAALNSTANHPIQPNDENQTPFVTSLRWVVNTSRQPSRNASVSSGRSSQALAKLKLQKLEKLRSIERREAEQQRAIIADEAKKEKVFLEQKYQLLEQAMSESGSSMDDAVSRTEHWVASTSGHRSQSRQLGMVNQFDLTERLSKVQLARPNSIRNGSSRSSLPEPNPPDPFPVPESLRTCSVEPPASDGRMRQLESQPISSHEVPRRVSIAHISHSGARGVLLPGQSLDAPRPVLQTAQRDQPRDYVSHFPEPDASRQFSRNVPTPGYQQFVPHPNQSQAYLPNPPLSSTMRASHVYDQEEDPCPISRKQLAARQAVAKDLPTFSGNPEEWPLFFATFNSTTALCGFTSEENIVRLQRSLKGRAYEAVKSRLLHPSNVGGVMSTLKMLFGQPEIIVHTMMSKINSLPSLREDKLEALVDFAVSVENFCATVDACGLEEYLYNISFLHQLVNKLPPSIKLNWAQYRQTLPTVNLPSFSNWLYSLAEAASAVTIPNIPYDSKPVRVDPRVTKRSNSYVNAHSEDTYPGNHSAAPSNAETVADCCPVCEGYCKSIAKCKRFLEFSRDSRWATVRDLGLCRRCLRQHKGWCQAKVCGKNGCELKHHEMLHNDQKSMQQSSITSSNQNEPSPTQHPNPTPPPMPSSSEHGCHAHQVTSSQVLFRYLPIVLHGKYRSIETFAFLDDGSELTLLDKELADELQLEGEPMPLCLHWTGGATRREEGSMTVKLEVSAQHNESKRYPMTDVRTVAELLLPSQTLNLPELCERFPHLKGLPITSYQEVRPRILIGMKDQHLSLIKKSREGALHQPVAVKTRLGWAVCGGGNQDNSANLAHSVFHVCACDSPTDDNLHQKMKEYFAVDSLGIAQPMKTLRSSEEERALSLLEARTVFKGDRYETGLLWRHDNPRLPDSLPMALQRLQCLKKRMDKNPELAEALNQKISDFVVKGYARKLNEEELSRKHPRIWYLPIFPVTNINKPGKIRMVWDAAATAYGVSLNSALLKGPDQLSELFTILIQFREGRFALSGDVREMFLQVLMRPEDQQCQRFLWYDQDGTLSVYVLQVMTFGACCSPCSAQYVKNLNAERFNVTIRRLPR, from the coding sequence ATGTCGAGTCGTACTCTACGGTCAAATCGGTCAGGCAAACCGAGCCATGGTGTTGGTGTGAAAGATAGTGTGAATAGTGGTGTTCAAGTGGTGGTCACGGAAGATCCGGAGGAGTCTCACCCCGGGCGGACATGCCAAGTGTGCCGAGGAGTTGACACGGAGGAAATGGTGCAATGCGACGACTGTCTGAAATGGCATCACTTCCAGTGTGTGGGAGTAACACAGCAGATCGAGAATCATCCTTGGAGTTGTGCCAAATGCGGAAAAGCGAAAGGTGTCCGGGAACCAAATTCGACTGCTCATCGAGGAAGCGGTAATCCATCAATGCAGGTGGCTGAGGCAGAATTGAATCCGTTGTCTGCACTATCACACCAGCAGTTCCCAGCCCAGTCGCAGACGATCACGGCAGCGCTGAATTCGACAGCGAATCACCCTATTCAAccgaacgatgagaatcaaacccCGTTCGTGACTTCCTTGCGATGGGTAGTGAATACGAGCAGACAACCGTCTAGGAATGCTTCAGTTTCATCGGGGCGTTCCTCGCAGGCGCTCGCTAAGCTCAAACTGCAAAAACTGGAGAAGCTGAGGAGTATTGAGCGGCGTGAGGCAGAGCAGCAACGAGCAATTATAGCGGATGAAGCGAAGAAAGAAAAGGTGTTTCTTGAGCAGAAGTACCAGTTACTGGAGCAAGCTATGTCTGAAAGTGGTTCTTCTATGGACGATGCAGTTAGCAGAACAGAACATTGGGTGGCGAGTACGAGCGGTCATCGAAGCCAGTCAAGACAGCTGGGCATGGTGAACCAATTTGATCTAACTGAGCGGTTGAGTAAAGTACAGCTTGCCCGCCCGAATAGTATACGCAACGGCAGTAGCCGCTCATCATTACCTGAGCCAAATCCACCGGATCCATTTCCAGTACCGGAATCCTTGCGAACTTGTTCCGTAGAACCGCCTGCTTCAGACGGAAGAATGCGGCAGTTGGAATCTCAACCAATCAGCTCCCACGAGGTCCCACGTCGAGTGTCGATAGCACATATTTCTCATTCTGGGGCACGCGGTGTATTACTGCCCGGTCAATCGCTGGATGCACCGCGACCGGTGTTACAAACAGCACAACGAGATCAACCACGAGATTATGTATCGCATTTCCCAGAACCAGATGCGAGTCGTCAGTTTTCTCGAAATGTACCGACTCCGGGGTATCAACAGTTCGTTCCACATCCGAACCAATCGCAAGCTTATCTACCGAACCCTCCTCTTTCATCTACCATGCGGGCTTCTCATGTCTACGATCAAGAAGAGGATCCATGTCCGATTTCCCGTAAGCAGCTGGCTGCTCGGCAAGCAGTTGCCAAGGATCTACCTACGTTCTCTGGAAACCCAGAGGAATGGCCTCTGTTTTTCGCAACCTTCAACAGCACAACAGCATTGTGCGGGTTTACCAGCGAGGAGAATATCGTCCGCCTACAACGAAGCTTGAAGGGCCGCGCGTACGAGGCAGTAAAAAGCAGACTGCTGCATCCATCAAATGTAGGCGGGGTCATGTCAACTCTGAAGATGTTGTTCGGGCAGCCAGAGATAATTGTACACACTATGATGTCCAAAATAAATTCTCTTCCGTCACTGAGAGAGGATAAACTGGAAGCTCTTGTGGACTTCGCCGTTAGCGTTGAAAACTTTTGTGCGACTGTGGATGCGTGTGGATTAGAGGAATATCTCTACAATATCTCCTTTCTCCACCAACTCGTTAACAAGCTTCCCCCATCGATAAAGTTGAACTGGGCGCAATACAGACAGACACTACCGACGGTCAACTTACCGTCTTTCAGTAATTGGCTATACTCACTTGCAGAAGCTGCTAGTGCTGTCACCATTCCGAACATACCCTATGATTCCAAACCGGTTCGTGTCGACCCACGAGTGACAAAAAGGAGCAACTCGTACGTCAATGCCCACTCTGAGGATACTTATCCAGGTAATCACTCCGCAGCGCCATCCAATGCGGAAACTGTAGCCGATTGCTGCCCAGTATGTGAAGGATACTGTAAATCTATCGCAAAGTGCAAACgcttcctggaattctctcgTGACTCCCGCTGGGCAACCGTTCGAGATCTAGGACTATGTCGCAGATGTCTACGTCAGCACAAAGGATGGTGTCAAGCAAAGGTGTGCGGCAAGAACGGCTGCGAGTTGAAACACCACGAGATGCTGCACAACGACCAGAAAAGCATGCAACAATCGTCCATCACTTCAAGCAACCAAAACGAACCTTCCCCGACTCAGCATCCAAATCCCACACCGCCTCCAATGCCAAGCTCATCCGAGCACGGGTGTCATGCTCATCAAGTTACATCTAGTCAAGTTTTATTCCGCTATCTACCCATTGTGCTACATGGAAAGTACCGGTCCATTGAAACGTTCGCCTTTCTTGATGACGGATCAGAACTCACTTTGCTCGACAAAGAACTAGCGGACGAACTGCAGCTCGAAGGAGAGCCGATGCCATTGTGTTTGCACTGGACAGGAGGAGCCACACGTCGAGAGGAAGGATCAATGACCGTCAAGCTGGAGGTGTCTGCACAGCATAACGAATCGAAACGGTATCCAATGACTGATGTACGAACAGTAGCGGAATTGCTCCTTCCTTCGCAAACACTTAACCTTCCAGAGCTATGTGAACGATTCCCACATCTCAAGGGTTTGCCTATCACTTCCTATCAAGAAGTTCGGCCCAGGATTCTAATAGGAATGAAGGATCAGCATTTGAGCTTGATTAAAAAGAGTCGCGAGGGTGCTCTACACCAACCAGTCGCGGTCAAAACTCGTCTCGGATGGGCAGTCTGTGGTGGAGGGAATCAAGATAACTCCGCAAACCTTGCCCACTCAGTATTTCACGTATGCGCCTGCGACTCACCGACGGACGATAATCTTCACCAAAAAATGAAGGAGTATTTCGCAGTCGACAGCCTAGGTATTGCTCAACCTATGAAAACTCTTCGTTCTTCCGAAGAGGAGCgtgctctctctcttcttgaAGCTCGCACAGTATTCAAGGGAGACCGCTACGAAACAGGCTTACTATGGCGTCATGACAATCCACGTCTACCTGACAGTCTCCCAATGGCACTCCAACGACTGCAATGCCTTAAAAAGCGAATGGATAAGAACCCAGAGCTCGCCGAAGCTCTCAATCAGAAAATTTCCGATTTCGTCGTGAAGGGATATGCTAGAAAGCTTAACGAAGAAGAACTAAGCCGAAAACATCCACGGATATGGTATCTTCCAATATTTCCCGTTACGAACATAAATAAACCTGGAAAGATCCGAATGGTCTGGGACGCAGCTGCGACCGCATACGGTGTGTCTCTGAACTCAGCTTTACTCAAGGGACCCGATCAGCTTTCCGAGCTCTTCACCATACTGATCCAGTTCCGCGAAGGCCGTTTTGCGCTATCCGGTGACGTGCGTGAGATGTTCCTGCAAGTGCTTATGCGTCCAGAGGATCAGCAATGCCAACGTTTTCTGTGGTACGACCAGGATGGAACCCTATCTGTCTACGTCCTGCAGGTGATGACGTTCGGAGCGTGCTGTTCTCCATGCAGCGCCCAATATGTTAAGAATTTGAACGCAGAACGTTTCAATGTGACTATCCGGCGGCTACCGAGGTGA